The Streptomyces sp. NL15-2K genome contains a region encoding:
- the proB gene encoding glutamate 5-kinase — protein MREARRIVVKVGSSSLTTASGGLDADRVDALVDVLAKSRSGGEKEVVLVSSGAIAAGLAPLGLRRRPRDLARQQAAASVGQGLLVARYTASFARYGVRVGQVLLTSDDMSRRAHHRNASRTLDKLLAMGACPIVNENDTVATDEIRFGDNDRLAALVAHLVHADLLVLLSDVDGVYDGDPSKPGTSRIAQVREPADLSGVDIGSAGKAGVGTGGMVTKVEAARIAAAAGIPVVLTSTVHAADALSGKDTGTYFHPADKRSADRLLWLQHASTPQGSLTLDDGAVQAVVQRRKSLLPAGIAAVEGEFVAGDPVELRDDEGHAVARGLVNFDAKEIPRLIGRSTRELARELGPAYEREVVHRDDLVILHP, from the coding sequence GTGCGCGAGGCCCGCAGGATCGTCGTCAAGGTGGGTTCCTCGTCGCTGACCACCGCGTCCGGCGGCCTGGACGCCGACCGCGTCGACGCGCTCGTCGATGTCCTCGCCAAGAGCCGCAGCGGGGGAGAGAAGGAGGTCGTCCTCGTCTCCTCCGGCGCCATCGCCGCCGGGCTCGCACCGCTGGGCCTGCGTCGCCGGCCCAGGGACCTCGCCCGCCAGCAGGCGGCCGCGAGCGTCGGCCAGGGCCTGCTCGTGGCCCGCTACACCGCATCCTTCGCCCGCTACGGCGTTCGGGTCGGCCAGGTGCTGCTCACCTCCGACGACATGAGCCGCCGCGCCCACCACCGCAACGCCTCCCGCACCCTCGACAAGCTGCTGGCGATGGGCGCCTGCCCGATCGTCAACGAGAACGACACCGTCGCCACCGACGAGATCCGCTTCGGCGACAACGACCGCCTCGCCGCCCTCGTCGCCCACCTCGTCCACGCCGACCTGCTCGTACTGTTGTCCGACGTGGACGGCGTGTACGACGGCGATCCCAGCAAGCCGGGCACCTCCCGGATCGCTCAGGTGCGGGAGCCCGCCGACCTGTCCGGTGTGGACATCGGCAGCGCCGGGAAGGCAGGCGTCGGCACCGGCGGCATGGTCACCAAGGTCGAGGCGGCCCGGATCGCGGCCGCCGCCGGCATCCCCGTGGTGCTGACCAGCACCGTCCACGCGGCCGACGCCCTGTCCGGCAAGGACACCGGCACCTACTTCCACCCCGCCGACAAGCGCTCCGCCGACCGGCTGCTGTGGCTCCAGCACGCGTCCACCCCGCAGGGTTCCCTGACGCTGGACGACGGCGCGGTGCAGGCGGTGGTGCAGCGCCGCAAGTCGCTGCTGCCGGCCGGTATCGCCGCCGTCGAGGGCGAGTTCGTCGCGGGCGATCCCGTCGAACTGCGCGACGACGAGGGGCACGCGGTGGCCCGCGGGCTCGTCAACTTCGACGCCAAGGAGATCCCCCGGCTGATCGGCCGCTCGACCCGGGAACTGGCCCGCGAGCTGGGCCCGGCGTACGAACGCGAGGTCGTGCACCGGGACGATCTGGTGATCCTGCATCCCTGA
- a CDS encoding M48 family metallopeptidase has protein sequence MSDGHEQNGHENVPSRQRRRFPGISSRAYEHPADRSALVALRKLSGFDTVFKALSGLLPERSLRLLFLSDSVRVSDQQFAHLNDMLRDACYILDLEKVPPMYVNQDPQPNAMCIGLDEPIIVVTTGLVELLDEEEMRAVVGHEVGHALSGHSVYRTILLFLTSLALRVAWIPLGNIAIMAIVTALREWFRKSELSADRAGLLVGQDLKASMRGLMKLAGGNHLHEMNVDAFLKQAEEYEAGGDLRDSVLKIMNVLPRSHPFATIRAAELKKWSESREYQRIMDGHYPRRTEDKDTSVTDSFRESASHYATHVKSSKDPLMKLVSDIAGGAGDLGGRVRRGFGGFTQAPPKDQPPTDQPPTDTPPRDDD, from the coding sequence ATGTCCGACGGCCACGAGCAGAACGGGCACGAGAACGTGCCGAGCAGGCAGCGCAGGCGCTTCCCGGGAATCTCCTCGCGTGCGTACGAGCACCCGGCCGACCGCTCCGCCCTGGTGGCGCTGCGCAAGCTGAGCGGTTTCGACACGGTCTTCAAGGCGCTCAGCGGTCTGCTTCCCGAACGCAGTCTCAGGCTGCTGTTCCTGTCCGACTCGGTGCGCGTCTCCGACCAGCAGTTCGCACATCTCAACGACATGCTGCGGGACGCCTGTTACATCCTGGACCTGGAGAAGGTCCCACCGATGTACGTCAACCAGGACCCGCAGCCGAACGCGATGTGCATCGGCCTGGACGAGCCGATCATCGTGGTCACCACGGGCCTGGTCGAGCTGCTCGACGAGGAGGAGATGCGGGCGGTCGTCGGCCACGAGGTGGGGCACGCCCTGTCCGGCCACTCGGTGTACCGCACGATCCTGCTGTTCCTGACCAGCCTCGCCCTGAGGGTGGCCTGGATCCCGCTGGGCAACATCGCGATCATGGCGATCGTGACGGCGCTGCGCGAGTGGTTCCGCAAGTCGGAGCTGTCCGCGGACCGCGCGGGCCTGCTGGTCGGCCAGGACCTGAAGGCCTCGATGCGTGGCCTGATGAAGCTCGCGGGCGGCAACCACCTGCACGAGATGAACGTGGACGCGTTCCTGAAGCAGGCCGAGGAGTACGAGGCCGGGGGCGACCTGCGCGACTCCGTGCTGAAGATCATGAACGTGCTGCCGCGCTCCCACCCCTTCGCCACCATCCGTGCGGCCGAGCTGAAGAAGTGGTCCGAGTCGCGGGAGTACCAGCGGATCATGGACGGCCACTACCCGCGGCGTACCGAGGACAAGGACACCTCGGTCACGGACTCCTTCCGGGAGTCGGCATCGCACTACGCCACGCACGTCAAGAGCTCCAAGGACCCGCTGATGAAGCTGGTCAGCGACATAGCCGGCGGGGCCGGGGACCTGGGCGGCCGGGTGCGGCGCGGCTTCGGCGGCTTTACGCAGGCTCCGCCCAAGGACCAGCCGCCGACCGACCAGCCGCCGACGGACACGCCGCCGCGGGACGACGACTGA
- a CDS encoding bifunctional cytidylyltransferase/SDR family oxidoreductase — MSQRIAKPRTTAVILAGGTGQRVGLSIPKQLLKIAGKAVIEHTLTTFEKADSIDDIIVLMAPGYVPDIEKIVAKAGFQKVKKIIEGGSTRNETTERAIAALGEGLADGEDANVLFHDAVRPLLAQRVIDDCVAALERYQAVDVAIPSADTIIVTRTHGEDGEFITEIPDRSRLRRGQTPQAFKLSTIRRAYEVAAGDPNFQATDDCSVVLKYLPDVPIHVVAGDEYNMKVTQPVDVFIADKLFQLASTAAPEQVSEEAYRELLTGKTVVVFGGSYGIGKDIAELAESYGSKVYALGRSTTGTHVENPEEVDDALSKAYAETGRIDYVVNTAGVLRIGKLAETDNATIEEALKVNYLAPVQIARSSYKYLAETKGQLLLYTSSSYTRGRAEYSLYSSTKAAMVNLTQALSDEWAGDDIRVNCINPERTATPMRTKAFGQEPAGSLLSSEAVARTSLDVLLSELTGHVIDVRQQDPTAAAGKASGFEQALAAVLDRQDGVA; from the coding sequence GTGTCACAGCGCATAGCCAAGCCCCGAACCACCGCAGTGATCCTGGCCGGTGGCACCGGTCAGCGGGTGGGTCTGTCGATCCCCAAGCAGCTGCTGAAGATCGCCGGCAAGGCAGTCATCGAGCACACCCTGACCACCTTCGAGAAGGCCGACTCGATCGACGACATCATCGTGCTGATGGCGCCGGGCTACGTGCCCGACATCGAGAAGATCGTCGCCAAGGCCGGGTTCCAGAAGGTCAAGAAGATCATCGAGGGTGGCTCCACCCGGAACGAGACGACCGAGCGCGCCATCGCCGCCCTGGGCGAGGGGCTGGCCGACGGCGAGGACGCGAACGTCCTGTTCCACGACGCCGTACGCCCCCTGCTGGCGCAGCGCGTCATCGACGACTGCGTCGCCGCGCTGGAGCGCTACCAGGCCGTCGACGTCGCCATCCCGTCCGCGGACACCATCATCGTCACGCGCACGCACGGCGAGGACGGCGAGTTCATCACCGAGATCCCGGACCGCTCCCGCCTGCGCCGCGGCCAGACCCCGCAGGCCTTCAAGCTGTCCACCATCCGTCGCGCCTACGAGGTCGCCGCGGGCGACCCCAACTTCCAGGCCACGGACGACTGCTCCGTCGTACTCAAGTACCTTCCGGACGTGCCGATCCACGTCGTCGCGGGCGACGAGTACAACATGAAGGTCACCCAGCCCGTCGACGTCTTCATCGCCGACAAGCTGTTCCAGCTGGCCTCGACCGCCGCGCCCGAGCAGGTCTCCGAGGAGGCCTACCGCGAGCTGCTGACCGGCAAGACGGTCGTCGTCTTCGGCGGCAGTTACGGCATCGGCAAGGACATCGCCGAACTCGCCGAGTCCTACGGCTCCAAGGTGTACGCGCTGGGCCGCTCCACCACCGGCACGCACGTCGAGAACCCGGAGGAGGTCGACGACGCGCTGTCCAAGGCGTACGCCGAGACCGGGCGCATCGACTACGTCGTCAACACCGCCGGAGTGCTGCGCATCGGCAAGCTGGCCGAGACCGACAACGCCACCATCGAGGAAGCGCTGAAGGTCAACTACCTGGCCCCGGTGCAGATCGCGCGCTCCTCCTACAAGTACCTGGCCGAGACCAAGGGACAGCTGCTGCTGTACACCTCCAGCAGCTACACCCGCGGCCGCGCCGAGTACAGCCTCTACTCCTCGACCAAGGCCGCCATGGTGAACCTCACCCAGGCCCTGTCCGACGAGTGGGCGGGCGACGACATCCGCGTCAACTGCATCAACCCCGAGCGCACCGCCACCCCGATGCGCACCAAGGCCTTCGGTCAGGAGCCCGCGGGCAGCCTGCTCTCCTCCGAGGCCGTGGCCCGCACCTCGCTCGACGTGCTGCTGTCCGAGCTGACCGGGCACGTCATCGACGTCCGCCAGCAGGACCCGACGGCGGCCGCCGGGAAGGCCTCCGGCTTCGAGCAGGCGCTGGCCGCCGTCCTGGACCGCCAGGACGGCGTGGCATAA
- the nadD gene encoding nicotinate-nucleotide adenylyltransferase, with translation MGEQDMPTGPVNDTSSSPGNGPSNPGKRRLGVMGGTFDPIHHGHLVAASEVAAQFHLDEVVFVPTGQPWQKTHRKVSPAEDRYLMTVIATAENPQFSVSRIDIDRGGPTYTTDTLRDLKALNPDTDLFFITGADALGQILTWRDTEELFSLAHFIGVTRPGHVLSDPGLPEGGVSLVEVPALAISSTDCRARVAKGEPVWYLVPDGVVRYIDKRELYRGE, from the coding sequence ATGGGAGAGCAGGACATGCCTACCGGTCCGGTGAACGACACGTCGAGCAGCCCGGGCAACGGCCCGTCGAACCCCGGCAAGCGCCGTCTCGGCGTCATGGGCGGAACGTTCGACCCGATCCACCACGGACACCTCGTGGCGGCCAGCGAGGTCGCCGCACAGTTCCACCTGGACGAGGTGGTGTTCGTCCCGACCGGTCAACCGTGGCAGAAGACCCACCGCAAGGTCTCCCCGGCCGAGGACCGCTACCTGATGACGGTCATCGCGACCGCCGAGAACCCGCAGTTCTCGGTGAGCCGCATCGACATCGACCGCGGCGGCCCGACCTACACCACGGACACCTTGCGCGACCTGAAGGCGCTCAACCCCGACACCGACCTCTTCTTCATCACCGGCGCCGACGCCCTCGGCCAGATCCTCACCTGGCGGGACACGGAGGAGTTGTTCTCCCTCGCGCACTTCATCGGGGTCACCCGGCCGGGCCATGTCCTGTCCGACCCCGGCCTCCCGGAGGGCGGCGTCTCGCTCGTCGAGGTCCCCGCCCTCGCCATCTCCTCCACCGATTGCCGTGCGAGAGTCGCCAAGGGCGAACCCGTCTGGTATCTGGTGCCGGACGGAGTCGTGCGCTACATCGACAAGCGCGAGCTGTACCGCGGCGAGTGA
- a CDS encoding glutamate-5-semialdehyde dehydrogenase has translation MTTLSPYDSMSPVTRAAYRAKAAAADLAPLPRAEKDDALQAIADALEVRTSEIVEANAKDIAKAREAGTSEAIIDRLTLTPERVRAIASDVRDVVALPDPVGEVVRGSTLPNGIDLRQVRVPLGVVGIIYEARPNVTVDAAALCLKAGNAVLLRGSASAFESNTALVRVLRDAVGGAGLPADAVQLVPGESRESVRELMRARGLVDVLIPRGGASLIQTVVAESTVPVIETGTGNCHVYVDAHADLDMALDILINSKAQRPSVCNAAETLLVHQDIAPVFLPRALDALAEAGVTVHADERVLAYAKDSKATVVEATPEDWETEYLSYDIAAAVVDSLDRAVEHIRLWTSGHTEAIVTTSQQAARRFTQLVDSTTVAVNASTRFTDGGQFGFGAEIGISTQKLHARGPMGLPELTSTKYIVTGDGHVRR, from the coding sequence ATGACCACGCTTTCGCCGTACGACTCCATGTCCCCGGTCACCCGGGCCGCCTACCGCGCCAAGGCCGCCGCCGCCGACCTCGCCCCGCTGCCCAGGGCCGAGAAGGACGACGCGCTGCAAGCCATCGCGGACGCGCTGGAGGTCCGGACGAGCGAGATCGTCGAGGCCAACGCCAAGGACATCGCCAAGGCCCGCGAGGCCGGCACCAGCGAGGCCATCATCGACCGGCTGACCCTGACCCCGGAGCGGGTCCGGGCCATCGCCTCCGACGTCCGGGACGTCGTGGCGCTGCCCGACCCGGTCGGCGAGGTCGTCCGCGGCTCGACGCTCCCGAACGGCATCGACCTGCGCCAGGTCCGTGTCCCCCTCGGCGTCGTCGGGATCATCTACGAGGCCCGCCCGAACGTCACCGTCGACGCCGCCGCCCTGTGCCTGAAGGCCGGCAACGCGGTGCTGCTGCGCGGCTCGGCCTCGGCGTTCGAGTCGAACACCGCCCTGGTCCGGGTGCTCCGCGACGCCGTCGGCGGGGCCGGGCTGCCCGCCGACGCCGTGCAGCTGGTGCCCGGCGAGAGCCGCGAGAGCGTGCGCGAGCTGATGCGGGCCCGCGGCCTGGTCGACGTGCTCATCCCGCGCGGCGGCGCCTCCCTGATCCAGACCGTCGTCGCCGAGTCCACCGTCCCGGTCATCGAGACCGGCACCGGCAACTGCCATGTCTACGTCGACGCCCACGCCGACCTCGACATGGCCCTCGACATCCTGATCAACTCCAAGGCGCAGCGGCCGAGCGTGTGCAACGCCGCCGAGACGCTCCTGGTCCACCAGGACATCGCCCCCGTGTTCCTGCCCCGCGCCCTGGACGCCCTCGCGGAGGCGGGCGTGACCGTGCACGCCGACGAGCGGGTGCTGGCGTACGCCAAGGACTCCAAGGCCACCGTCGTCGAGGCCACGCCGGAGGACTGGGAGACCGAGTACCTCTCCTACGACATCGCCGCCGCGGTCGTCGACTCCCTGGACCGGGCCGTCGAGCACATCCGTCTGTGGACCTCCGGCCACACCGAGGCCATCGTGACGACGTCGCAGCAGGCCGCCCGCCGTTTCACCCAGCTGGTCGATTCCACGACGGTCGCCGTGAACGCCTCCACCCGCTTCACGGACGGCGGCCAGTTCGGCTTCGGCGCGGAGATCGGCATCTCGACGCAGAAGCTGCACGCCCGCGGTCCGATGGGCCTGCCCGAGCTGACCAGCACGAAGTACATCGTCACCGGCGACGGGCACGTACGGCGCTGA
- a CDS encoding alkaline phosphatase D family protein, giving the protein MTGAVSPDRRRFLTAGAAVLGATASAQLWLPNTARAAEPPLPDGVFKLGVASGDPLPDGIVLWTRLAPDPLNGGGMPNRAVAVQWELAEDARFRTVVRRGTAQARPEYGHSVHVDVRGLRPGRTYWYRFRTGGQISRTGRTRTAPSWYSSGGNLKVALASCQNWQHGYFTPYADMLDQDPDIVLFVGDYIYESTPSATGVRRHEGTGEPFSLTQYRNRYAQYRTDPDLATMHANAPFVVTFDDHEVDNDFAGEIPQDPDKQTHDAFVARLTAAYQAYYEHMPVRATAVPNGPHIRMYRRLEFGRLARLNVLDTRQFRSDQATSQAGAQDPKLTMLGADQKQWLLKGLRESPARWNLIASQIMMAETDLQVGAGKLWFYDAWDGYQVERNQFLKEFKRVSNPVVLTGDRHLTMISDLKEDFADPKSAVVGAEFVGTSISANGDQDQAAFRKEWDPRMGDNPHWKLLDAHRGYHLLDIRRDGIDARVRIVDTVRQPKSTPSTLAKLRVEAGRPGVRVV; this is encoded by the coding sequence ATGACGGGAGCAGTATCGCCCGACCGACGCCGTTTTCTGACCGCCGGGGCCGCCGTGCTCGGCGCCACGGCCTCCGCCCAGCTGTGGCTGCCGAACACCGCCCGAGCAGCCGAACCCCCGCTGCCCGACGGCGTGTTCAAGCTCGGTGTCGCGTCCGGTGACCCGCTGCCGGACGGCATCGTGCTGTGGACGCGGCTCGCGCCGGACCCGCTGAACGGCGGCGGCATGCCCAACCGCGCGGTCGCGGTGCAGTGGGAGCTCGCCGAGGACGCCAGGTTCAGAACGGTCGTCCGCCGGGGCACCGCCCAGGCCCGGCCCGAATACGGGCACAGCGTTCACGTGGATGTACGAGGCCTGCGCCCGGGCCGTACGTACTGGTACCGCTTCCGCACCGGCGGCCAGATCTCCCGTACCGGCCGCACCCGCACCGCGCCCTCCTGGTACAGCTCCGGCGGCAACCTGAAGGTGGCGCTCGCCTCCTGCCAGAACTGGCAGCACGGCTACTTCACGCCGTACGCCGACATGCTGGACCAGGACCCGGACATCGTGCTGTTCGTCGGTGACTACATCTACGAGTCGACGCCGTCGGCGACGGGCGTACGGCGGCACGAGGGCACCGGGGAGCCGTTCTCGCTGACCCAGTACCGCAACCGGTACGCGCAGTACCGCACCGACCCCGACCTCGCCACCATGCACGCGAACGCGCCCTTCGTGGTCACCTTCGACGACCACGAGGTGGACAACGACTTCGCCGGCGAGATCCCGCAGGACCCGGACAAGCAGACGCACGACGCGTTCGTGGCCCGGCTGACCGCGGCCTACCAGGCGTACTACGAGCACATGCCGGTGCGCGCGACGGCCGTACCGAACGGCCCGCACATCCGGATGTACCGCCGCCTGGAGTTCGGCCGCCTGGCCCGGCTGAACGTGCTGGACACCCGGCAGTTCCGCAGCGACCAGGCGACCAGCCAGGCCGGCGCCCAGGACCCGAAGCTGACGATGCTCGGCGCCGACCAGAAGCAGTGGCTGCTGAAGGGGCTGCGCGAGTCGCCCGCCCGCTGGAACCTGATCGCCTCGCAGATCATGATGGCCGAGACCGACCTCCAGGTCGGCGCCGGCAAGCTCTGGTTCTACGACGCCTGGGACGGCTACCAGGTCGAACGCAACCAGTTCCTGAAGGAGTTCAAGCGCGTCAGCAACCCGGTCGTGCTCACCGGCGACCGGCACCTGACGATGATCAGCGACCTCAAGGAGGACTTCGCCGATCCGAAGTCCGCCGTCGTCGGCGCCGAGTTCGTCGGCACCTCCATCTCCGCCAACGGCGACCAGGACCAGGCGGCCTTCCGCAAGGAATGGGACCCGCGGATGGGGGACAACCCGCACTGGAAGCTGCTCGACGCCCACCGCGGCTACCACCTCCTCGACATCCGCCGGGACGGCATCGACGCGCGGGTGCGGATCGTGGACACGGTGCGACAGCCGAAGTCCACGCCGAGCACGCTGGCCAAGCTGCGGGTCGAGGCGGGACGGCCGGGCGTGCGGGTCGTGTGA
- a CDS encoding glycosyltransferase family 2 protein, producing the protein MTVSQPDVTVIIGAYEAMPYLVECLASVEAQTIDPTRIEVIAVDDGSTDGTGEYLEEFAARAAMPVTVIRQDNSGGPSGPRNVGLGKAAGRYVFFLDADDRLGPEALQRMVAMADEHGTDVVLGKVEGVNRSAPKSMFGKTVGRTDVFSSNIKFTLSAQKLFRRELLDRHGMRFDESLFTGEDALFTMEAYLRADGVSVIADHTCYYLVGRDDGKHVTKSGSYTLRFDSARALMNLIADMLPAGPKRDVLMVRPFLVTLLPQFGPKYATDSEEIRRHKFELAKPLMRAYWNEDVARRLRVHERLRLHLVAAERPDLLLDVVKFVRAKKEAAALIEKKGRRLYLGYPHFRDPEAGIPDSVYLADAREARAYPGYREDPFDSFVQRAVRKARRLLHSRDLRAAA; encoded by the coding sequence GTGACCGTTTCGCAGCCTGATGTGACTGTGATCATCGGGGCATACGAAGCGATGCCGTACCTGGTCGAATGCCTGGCGTCCGTGGAGGCGCAGACCATCGACCCGACGCGCATCGAGGTCATCGCCGTCGACGACGGATCGACGGACGGGACGGGGGAGTACCTGGAGGAGTTCGCGGCCCGCGCGGCCATGCCGGTGACGGTGATCCGGCAGGACAACTCCGGCGGCCCCAGCGGCCCGCGCAATGTCGGCCTCGGCAAGGCCGCGGGGCGTTACGTCTTCTTCCTCGACGCCGACGACAGGCTCGGCCCCGAGGCCCTTCAGCGCATGGTCGCCATGGCCGACGAGCACGGCACGGACGTCGTCCTCGGCAAGGTCGAGGGCGTCAACCGCAGCGCGCCGAAGTCGATGTTCGGCAAGACCGTGGGGCGCACCGACGTCTTCTCCTCCAACATCAAGTTCACGCTGAGCGCCCAGAAACTCTTTCGCCGCGAGCTCCTCGACCGGCACGGCATGCGCTTCGACGAGTCCCTGTTCACCGGCGAGGACGCGCTGTTCACGATGGAGGCCTACCTGCGGGCCGACGGCGTCTCCGTGATCGCCGATCACACCTGCTACTACCTGGTGGGCCGCGACGACGGCAAGCACGTGACCAAGAGCGGCAGCTACACCCTGCGCTTCGACTCCGCGCGCGCCCTGATGAACCTGATCGCGGACATGCTCCCCGCGGGCCCCAAGCGTGACGTGCTCATGGTCCGCCCGTTCCTCGTCACGCTGCTCCCGCAGTTCGGCCCCAAATACGCCACGGACAGCGAGGAGATCCGGCGGCACAAGTTCGAACTGGCGAAGCCGCTGATGCGGGCGTACTGGAACGAGGACGTCGCCCGCCGCCTCCGGGTCCACGAGCGCCTGCGGCTGCACCTGGTGGCCGCCGAGCGGCCCGACCTCCTCCTGGACGTGGTGAAGTTCGTCAGGGCCAAGAAGGAGGCCGCGGCCCTCATCGAGAAGAAGGGCCGCCGCCTCTACCTGGGCTACCCCCACTTCCGTGACCCGGAGGCGGGCATACCCGACTCCGTCTACCTCGCCGACGCACGCGAGGCCCGCGCCTACCCGGGCTACCGCGAGGACCCGTTCGACTCGTTCGTGCAGCGGGCGGTGCGCAAGGCCCGCCGCCTTCTCCACTCGCGCGACCTGCGGGCAGCGGCCTGA